In the Hordeum vulgare subsp. vulgare chromosome 7H, MorexV3_pseudomolecules_assembly, whole genome shotgun sequence genome, one interval contains:
- the LOC123413524 gene encoding uncharacterized protein LOC123413524, with protein sequence MERSRSYSEKSNTTTTTTTSPASAVTELRCYSASYVTPKKTAGTTWPPCTTASSSTSAATAGSNTRSWSGSFRSAPAELRRKRRVAGYRVYGVEGKMKVSLKNGVRWLKGKCTQVVDGFW encoded by the coding sequence ATGGAGAGGTCAAGGTCCTACTCAGAGAAGagcaacacaaccaccaccaccaccaccagcccgGCCAGCGCCGTCACCGAGCTGAGGTGCTACAGTGCCTCCTACGTCACACCCAAAAAGACAGCGGGCACCACCTGGCCTCCTTGTACTAcagcttcttcctcgacgtcgGCAGCGACGGCCGGCTCGAATACGAGGTCGTGGAGCGGCAGCTTCCGCAGCGCCCCGGCGGAGctgcggaggaagaggagggtgGCCGGGTACAGGGTGTACGGCGTGGAGGGGAAGATGAAGGTGTCGCTCAAGAACGGCGTGAGGTGGCTCAAGGGCAAGTGCACCCAGGTGGTCGACGGattttggtga